In a single window of the Bradyrhizobium sp. ORS 285 genome:
- a CDS encoding glutathione S-transferase family protein, with protein sequence MYKLYSMQRSGNSYKVRLALALLNAPYQAIEIDILRGESRTPDFLAKNPSGQVPLLEVGDDRYIAESNAILWYVAGGTPLVPESRIERAEALQWMFFEQHALEPNIGAAYFWLLLVKGGRDLQTHALEDWMERGYAALQVMENHLKSNDYFAAKQLTVADIALYGYTHVADRCDFDLSTFPKIRSWLRRVEQTPGFVAMDWQPALIDSAGIAADYD encoded by the coding sequence ATGTACAAGCTCTATTCGATGCAGCGCTCAGGCAACAGCTACAAGGTCCGCCTTGCGCTGGCGCTGTTGAACGCGCCCTATCAGGCGATCGAGATCGACATCCTCAGAGGTGAGAGCCGCACGCCGGACTTCCTCGCCAAGAATCCGAGCGGCCAGGTGCCGCTGCTCGAGGTCGGCGACGACCGCTACATCGCCGAGTCCAATGCGATCCTGTGGTACGTCGCCGGCGGCACGCCGCTGGTGCCGGAGTCCCGAATCGAGCGCGCCGAAGCGCTGCAATGGATGTTCTTCGAACAGCACGCGCTCGAGCCGAACATCGGCGCCGCTTATTTCTGGCTGCTGCTGGTGAAAGGCGGACGCGACCTGCAGACGCACGCGCTGGAAGACTGGATGGAGCGCGGCTACGCAGCGCTGCAGGTGATGGAGAATCACCTCAAGAGCAACGACTACTTCGCGGCAAAGCAGCTCACGGTCGCGGACATCGCGCTCTACGGCTACACCCACGTCGCCGATCGCTGCGATTTCGATCTCTCGACGTTTCCGAAGATCCGCAGCTGGCTGCGCCGGGTGGAGCAGACCCCCGGCTTCGTGGCGATGGACTGGCAGCCGGCCCTGATCGATTCCGCAGGGATCGCCGCCGACTACGATTGA
- a CDS encoding pyridoxal phosphate-dependent aminotransferase — translation MSFLAAALDRVKPSATIAVTDKARVLKAAGRNVIGLGAGEPDFDTPDNIKQAAIKAIQDGKTKYTAVDGIPELKEAIIGKFQRENGLTYKPNQVIVGVGGKQVLYNALMATINPGDQVIIPAPYWVSYPEMVALAGGEPVPVVCTAAHGFKLQPEALEKAITPKTKWLILCSPSNPTGAAYTKAELKALTEVLVKHPHVWIMTDDMYEHLVYDDFVFTTPAQVEPSLYDRTLTVNGVSKAYCMTGWRIGYAGGPAQLIKAMATIQSQSTSNPCSIAQWAAVEALNGPQNFIPANNKVFKERRDLVVSMLNQASGIECPRPEGAFYVYPSCAGTIGKTAPSGKVIENDEGFVTELLETEGVAVVHGSAFGLGPAFRISYATKTSDLEDACKRIQRFCGNLR, via the coding sequence ATGTCCTTTCTCGCCGCTGCTCTCGACCGTGTGAAGCCGTCCGCGACCATCGCGGTCACGGACAAAGCGCGCGTCCTCAAAGCGGCGGGCCGTAACGTCATCGGCCTCGGTGCCGGCGAGCCGGATTTCGATACGCCCGACAATATCAAGCAGGCCGCGATCAAGGCGATCCAGGACGGCAAGACCAAGTACACCGCCGTCGACGGCATTCCCGAGCTGAAGGAAGCCATCATCGGCAAGTTCCAGCGCGAGAACGGCCTGACCTACAAGCCGAACCAGGTCATCGTCGGCGTCGGCGGCAAGCAGGTGCTGTACAATGCGCTGATGGCGACGATCAATCCGGGCGACCAGGTGATCATCCCGGCGCCATATTGGGTCAGCTATCCCGAGATGGTGGCGCTCGCCGGCGGCGAGCCGGTGCCGGTGGTCTGCACCGCAGCCCACGGCTTCAAGCTGCAGCCGGAGGCGCTGGAGAAGGCGATCACGCCGAAGACCAAGTGGCTGATCCTGTGCTCGCCGTCGAATCCGACCGGTGCGGCCTACACCAAGGCCGAGCTGAAGGCGCTCACCGAGGTGCTGGTCAAGCATCCGCATGTCTGGATCATGACCGACGACATGTATGAGCACCTGGTCTATGACGACTTCGTGTTCACCACGCCGGCCCAGGTCGAGCCCTCGCTCTACGACCGCACGCTGACCGTGAACGGCGTCTCCAAGGCCTATTGCATGACCGGCTGGCGCATCGGCTATGCCGGCGGCCCGGCGCAGCTGATCAAGGCGATGGCGACCATCCAGTCGCAGTCGACCTCGAACCCGTGCTCGATCGCGCAATGGGCGGCGGTGGAAGCCTTGAACGGTCCGCAGAACTTCATCCCGGCCAACAACAAGGTGTTCAAGGAGCGACGCGACCTCGTCGTCTCGATGCTGAACCAGGCGAGCGGCATCGAATGCCCGCGTCCCGAGGGCGCGTTCTATGTCTATCCGTCCTGCGCCGGCACGATCGGCAAGACCGCGCCGTCGGGCAAGGTGATCGAGAACGACGAGGGCTTCGTCACCGAGCTGCTGGAGACCGAGGGCGTGGCCGTCGTGCACGGCTCGGCGTTCGGCCTCGGCCCGGCGTTCCGCATCTCCTATGCGACCAAGACCTCGGACCTCGAGGACGCCTGCAAGCGTATCCAGCGCTTCTGCGGCAATCTGAGGTAA
- a CDS encoding DUF992 domain-containing protein has protein sequence MRSTILAGLTAAAVLCIGGAAHAQDRVRVGVLECRGGASVGFIVGSVTHLGCVLRADGIPEDRYVATIRKVGLDLGITQESLLAWVVYAPVARLGPGDLSGDYAGAQGSAAVGVGVGGNVLVGGSANSIALQPLSVQGQVGLSVSAGLQSLELRPGR, from the coding sequence ATGCGCTCGACCATCCTCGCCGGGCTCACTGCTGCGGCCGTCCTCTGCATCGGCGGCGCGGCCCATGCGCAAGATCGCGTGCGGGTCGGTGTCCTCGAATGCCGCGGCGGCGCCAGCGTCGGCTTCATCGTCGGCTCGGTGACCCATCTCGGCTGCGTGCTGCGCGCCGACGGCATTCCCGAGGACCGCTACGTCGCCACCATCCGCAAGGTCGGCCTCGATCTCGGCATCACCCAGGAATCGCTGCTGGCGTGGGTGGTCTATGCCCCGGTGGCGCGGCTCGGGCCGGGCGATCTCTCCGGCGACTATGCCGGCGCGCAGGGCTCGGCTGCGGTCGGCGTCGGCGTGGGTGGTAACGTGCTGGTCGGCGGCTCCGCCAACTCGATCGCGCTGCAGCCGCTCAGCGTCCAGGGCCAGGTGGGTCTTTCCGTCTCGGCCGGGCTGCAAAGCCTCGAATTGCGTCCAGGGCGCTGA
- a CDS encoding DUF992 domain-containing protein codes for MRLLVLSVLLLVSVAPLAQAHASRPMRAGVLECEGRRTSGKLVMSQARLRCVFRSQGRAPERYVAKVRRYGLDLGLTDETRMAWAVSAPVNDFGRSELGGRYGGVSANAAALVGFGGSFLVRDADRATQLQPISLQGQTGMNLAAGITEVELVPLLPIHPSPSQPSSYFSRYYR; via the coding sequence ATGCGGCTGCTTGTGCTGTCGGTCTTGTTGCTTGTGTCGGTCGCGCCGTTGGCGCAGGCCCACGCCAGTCGGCCCATGCGCGCCGGCGTGCTCGAATGCGAGGGACGCCGCACCAGCGGCAAGCTGGTGATGTCGCAGGCGCGGCTGCGCTGCGTCTTCCGCAGCCAGGGCCGCGCGCCGGAGCGCTACGTCGCCAAAGTCCGCCGCTACGGTCTCGATCTCGGCCTGACGGATGAGACCAGGATGGCCTGGGCGGTCAGCGCGCCCGTCAATGATTTCGGCCGCAGCGAGCTCGGCGGCCGCTATGGCGGCGTGTCGGCCAACGCCGCTGCGCTGGTCGGCTTCGGCGGCAGCTTCCTGGTGCGCGACGCCGATCGCGCCACTCAGCTGCAGCCGATCAGCCTGCAGGGGCAGACCGGCATGAACCTCGCGGCGGGAATCACCGAGGTCGAGCTGGTGCCGCTGCTGCCGATTCATCCGAGCCCGAGCCAGCCGTCGTCCTACTTCTCGCGCTACTATCGCTGA
- a CDS encoding glycosyltransferase family 87 protein, which yields MTTIACALRSGDWLTAARIKSYSWILLAVTCAAIAGWIALSDGLIDRNGKPIGTDFSNVYAAGVLTLQGKAADAYDPPLQHATEKAVFDGRDVPFFGWHYPPFFFAIAAITALLPYAGGLALWVVSSLLAYLLVMRAILPRPETLLVAAAFPAVFVNIGHGQNAFFTAALLGGALLAMERGRPWLAGVLIGLLAYKPQFGVLIPVALIAGARWPTIAAAGATVIALVAISFVALGHDVWHAFFQSMTFTQTVVLEQGGTGWEKIQSVFSAARHWGADIKTAYTVQSLLALSLAAGLAWLWRSEAAFDLKASALASASLLATPYVLDYDLVVLAVAIIFFARHGLANGFRDYELSLLAAAWIVPLLSRSIAGFTTIPLGLIVLVSLFALTLHRALADRSSEIEAHAGIAQA from the coding sequence ATGACCACCATCGCGTGCGCCCTGCGATCCGGCGACTGGCTGACGGCCGCACGGATCAAGTCCTACAGCTGGATCCTGCTCGCGGTCACGTGTGCTGCGATCGCCGGCTGGATCGCCCTGTCCGATGGGCTGATCGACCGCAACGGCAAGCCGATCGGCACCGACTTCTCCAACGTCTATGCGGCAGGCGTGCTGACCCTTCAAGGCAAGGCCGCCGATGCCTATGACCCGCCGCTGCAGCACGCGACGGAGAAGGCCGTGTTCGACGGCCGCGACGTGCCGTTCTTCGGCTGGCACTATCCGCCGTTCTTCTTCGCGATCGCCGCGATCACGGCCCTGCTGCCCTATGCCGGCGGGCTGGCGCTGTGGGTGGTCTCGAGCCTGCTGGCCTATCTCCTGGTGATGCGCGCGATCCTGCCGCGGCCCGAGACGCTGCTCGTCGCCGCCGCCTTTCCCGCCGTGTTCGTCAACATCGGCCACGGCCAGAATGCGTTCTTTACCGCTGCGCTGCTCGGCGGCGCCTTGCTCGCGATGGAGCGCGGCCGGCCATGGCTCGCGGGCGTGCTCATCGGCCTGCTCGCCTACAAGCCGCAATTCGGCGTCCTGATTCCCGTTGCGCTCATCGCCGGCGCGCGCTGGCCGACGATTGCGGCCGCCGGCGCCACCGTGATTGCGCTGGTCGCGATCAGCTTCGTCGCGCTCGGCCATGACGTCTGGCATGCGTTCTTCCAGTCGATGACCTTCACACAGACGGTGGTGCTCGAACAAGGCGGCACCGGCTGGGAGAAAATCCAGTCGGTGTTCTCCGCAGCACGTCACTGGGGTGCCGACATCAAAACCGCTTACACGGTGCAGAGTCTGCTGGCGCTGTCGCTCGCGGCCGGTCTCGCCTGGTTGTGGCGGAGCGAGGCGGCATTCGACCTCAAGGCTTCGGCGCTGGCGAGCGCGAGCCTGCTGGCAACGCCCTACGTGCTCGACTACGACCTCGTGGTGCTGGCGGTCGCGATCATCTTCTTCGCACGTCACGGCCTCGCCAACGGCTTTCGCGACTACGAGCTCAGCCTGCTCGCCGCCGCCTGGATCGTGCCGCTGCTGTCACGCAGCATCGCCGGCTTCACGACGATCCCGCTCGGCTTGATCGTTCTGGTGAGCCTGTTTGCGTTGACGCTGCACCGTGCGCTCGCCGATCGCAGCTCCGAGATCGAAGCACACGCGGGCATCGCGCAGGCGTGA